One genomic segment of Flagellimonas marinaquae includes these proteins:
- the rplL gene encoding 50S ribosomal protein L7/L12 encodes MADLKDFAEQLVNLTVKEVNELADILKEEYGIEPAAAAVAVAGGAAGGGEAEAAEEKSEFDVILTAAGGSKLAVVKLVKELTGLGLKDAKEIVDSAPKAVKEGVAKDEAEGIKKSLEEAGAEVELK; translated from the coding sequence ATGGCAGATTTAAAAGATTTTGCAGAACAGTTGGTAAACCTTACAGTAAAAGAGGTAAATGAGTTGGCCGACATTTTAAAAGAAGAATATGGTATTGAGCCTGCTGCTGCTGCAGTAGCTGTTGCTGGTGGTGCTGCCGGTGGCGGTGAAGCTGAAGCTGCTGAGGAAAAATCAGAATTTGATGTAATCCTTACAGCTGCTGGTGGTTCTAAATTGGCGGTCGTAAAATTGGTTAAGGAATTGACCGGTCTTGGACTAAAAGATGCTAAAGAAATCGTTGACAGCGCACCAAAAGCTGTTAAGGAAGGTGTTGCCAAAGATGAGGCAGAAGGTATCAAAAAATCATTGGAAGAAGCAGGAGCAGAAGTTGAGCTTAAATAA
- the rplJ gene encoding 50S ribosomal protein L10: MTREEKATVIKDLTAQLADNANIYLADISGLNAVDTSNLRRACFKANIKLAVVKNTLLAKAMEASDKEFGELPEVLKGNTSLMFSETGNAPAKLIKNFRKKSEKPVLKGAFIEEAVYIGDNNLDALVNIKSKEEVIGDIIGLLQSPAKNVISGLKSGGGKLAGILKTLSEKE; the protein is encoded by the coding sequence ATGACAAGAGAAGAAAAAGCAACAGTAATAAAAGACTTGACTGCACAGTTGGCCGATAACGCCAATATTTACTTGGCCGATATTTCGGGATTGAACGCTGTGGACACCTCTAACTTGAGAAGAGCGTGTTTTAAGGCAAACATTAAGCTTGCGGTCGTAAAGAACACCTTGCTTGCAAAAGCAATGGAAGCTTCTGATAAGGAATTTGGTGAACTTCCCGAGGTATTGAAAGGTAACACATCTTTGATGTTTTCCGAAACCGGGAACGCACCTGCGAAACTTATCAAGAACTTTAGAAAAAAATCAGAAAAGCCCGTATTAAAAGGAGCCTTTATCGAAGAGGCGGTATATATTGGGGATAACAATCTTGATGCACTTGTGAACATCAAGTCCAAAGAGGAAGTTATCGGGGATATCATCGGATTGTTGCAATCACCGGCCAAGAATGTTATTTCTGGACTTAAGTCCGGAGGCGGTAAATTGGCAGGTATCCTTAAAACCCTTTCTGAGAAAGAATAA
- the rplA gene encoding 50S ribosomal protein L1, whose amino-acid sequence MAKLTKKQKEAQSKIDKNKLYSLEEASALVKEITNVKFDASIDLAVRLGVDPRKANQMVRGVVTLPHGTGKDVKVLALVTPDKEAEATEAGADFVGLDEYLDKIKGGWTDVDVIITMPSVMGKLGPLGRILGPRGLMPNPKTGTVTMDVAKAVSDVKAGKIDFKVDKTGIVHAAIGKASFSADKIAGNAKELIDTLVKLKPSAAKGVYMKSIYMSSTMSPSVQLDPKAVQ is encoded by the coding sequence ATGGCAAAGTTGACTAAAAAGCAAAAAGAAGCCCAATCCAAAATTGACAAGAATAAATTGTATTCTTTGGAAGAGGCATCCGCTTTAGTAAAAGAAATAACCAATGTAAAATTTGATGCTTCCATAGATTTGGCGGTTCGTTTGGGCGTTGACCCAAGAAAAGCCAATCAAATGGTACGTGGCGTTGTTACCCTTCCTCATGGAACTGGTAAGGATGTGAAAGTTTTGGCATTGGTGACACCGGACAAAGAAGCAGAAGCAACAGAAGCAGGAGCTGATTTTGTTGGGTTGGACGAATATTTGGATAAAATAAAAGGCGGTTGGACAGACGTTGATGTTATCATCACCATGCCGAGCGTTATGGGTAAATTGGGACCATTAGGTAGAATTTTAGGACCTAGAGGTTTAATGCCCAATCCAAAAACCGGAACAGTTACCATGGATGTAGCGAAAGCCGTATCCGATGTTAAGGCCGGTAAAATAGACTTTAAAGTGGACAAAACCGGTATTGTGCACGCAGCAATCGGAAAAGCTTCATTCTCCGCGGACAAAATCGCAGGAAACGCTAAGGAATTGATAGATACCTTGGTAAAATTGAAGCCTTCGGCAGCTAAAGGTGTGTACATGAAGAGTATATACATGTCCAGTACAATGAGCCCTAGTGTTCAACTAGATCCAAAAGCAGTTCAATAA
- the rplK gene encoding 50S ribosomal protein L11 → MAKEVDKVVKLQVRGGAANPSPPVGPALGAAGVNIMEFCKQFNARTQDKQGKVLPVVITVYKDKSFEFVVKTPPAAVQLMEAAKIKKGSGEPNRVKNGSVTWDQVKAIAEDKMVDLNAFTVESAMSMVAGTARSMGLKIAGQRPF, encoded by the coding sequence ATGGCAAAAGAAGTAGATAAGGTAGTTAAATTACAAGTTAGGGGAGGTGCTGCGAACCCATCGCCACCGGTTGGACCCGCCTTAGGTGCTGCTGGTGTTAACATCATGGAGTTCTGTAAGCAGTTTAATGCTCGTACACAGGACAAACAAGGTAAGGTTTTACCTGTTGTTATCACCGTTTACAAAGACAAATCTTTCGAGTTTGTTGTAAAAACACCACCTGCGGCAGTTCAATTGATGGAAGCAGCGAAGATTAAAAAAGGATCAGGTGAACCTAACAGGGTTAAAAACGGTTCAGTGACTTGGGATCAAGTAAAGGCGATCGCCGAAGACAAAATGGTCGATCTTAACGCTTTTACCGTGGAATCTGCAATGAGTATGGTTGCGGGTACCGCTAGATCTATGGGTCTGAAAATAGCCGGACAAAGACCTTTTTAA
- the nusG gene encoding transcription termination/antitermination protein NusG, which produces MSEVLEKKWYVVRAVSGQENKIKGYIESEVERAGFGDYLEEVLVPTEKVVQIRNGKKINKERVYFPGYIMIKANLGGEMVHIIRSITNVIGFLGEVKGGDPVPLRKSEVNRMLGKVDELAVNTDNVSIPFVLGETVKVIDGPFNGFNGTVEKINEEKRKLEVMVKIFGRKTPLELSYMQVEKVG; this is translated from the coding sequence ATGTCTGAGGTTCTGGAGAAAAAATGGTATGTGGTAAGAGCGGTCAGTGGTCAAGAAAACAAGATCAAAGGCTATATTGAAAGCGAGGTTGAAAGAGCCGGTTTTGGTGATTACCTCGAGGAAGTTCTTGTGCCTACCGAGAAAGTAGTTCAGATAAGAAACGGAAAGAAAATCAACAAAGAAAGAGTTTACTTTCCTGGGTATATCATGATCAAGGCCAATCTTGGCGGAGAAATGGTTCACATCATTCGCTCCATAACCAATGTAATCGGTTTCTTGGGCGAAGTAAAAGGTGGGGATCCTGTTCCTTTGAGAAAATCCGAAGTAAACCGTATGCTTGGTAAAGTGGATGAGTTGGCCGTAAATACGGACAACGTTTCGATTCCATTTGTGTTGGGCGAAACGGTTAAGGTGATTGATGGACCTTTTAATGGTTTTAACGGAACTGTTGAAAAAATCAATGAAGAAAAGCGTAAGCTAGAGGTAATGGTAAAGATTTTCGGAAGAAAAACGCCATTGGAACTCAGCTACATGCAAGTTGAAAAAGTTGGATAG
- the secE gene encoding preprotein translocase subunit SecE produces MITYIKESLEELKNNVTWLERSKASNLMVVVAVFSILFALATWGVDSLFSNLITLYFEKLIG; encoded by the coding sequence ATGATCACTTACATAAAGGAATCATTAGAAGAACTTAAAAACAATGTTACTTGGTTGGAGCGTAGTAAGGCGTCTAATTTAATGGTTGTTGTGGCTGTTTTCTCCATATTGTTCGCTTTGGCGACTTGGGGTGTGGATTCTTTGTTCAGTAACTTGATCACATTGTATTTTGAAAAATTAATAGGATAA
- the tuf gene encoding elongation factor Tu — protein MAKETFDRSKPHLNIGTIGHVDHGKTTLTAAITTVLANAGLSELRSFDSIDNAPEEKERGITINTSHVEYQTANRHYAHVDCPGHADYVKNMVTGAAQMDGAILVVAATDGPMPQTREHILLGRQVGIPRIVVFLNKVDMVDDEELLELVEMEVRELLSFYEYDGDNGPVVAGSALGALNGEQKWVDTVMELMEAVDSWIEEPEREVDKDFLMPIEDVFTITGRGTVATGRIETGVANTGDPVDIIGMGAEKLSSTITGVEMFRKILDRGEAGDNVGLLLRGIEKSDIKRGMVICKPGSVKPHAKFKAEVYILKKEEGGRHTPFHNNYRPQFYVRTTDVTGNINLPDGVEMVMPGDNLTITVDLIQPIALSVGLRFAIREGGRTVGAGQVTEILD, from the coding sequence ATGGCAAAGGAAACTTTTGATCGTTCCAAACCACACTTAAATATTGGTACCATTGGACACGTGGATCACGGTAAAACAACATTGACTGCTGCTATTACCACTGTATTGGCGAACGCTGGTTTGTCTGAGCTAAGAAGCTTTGACTCCATCGATAACGCGCCAGAAGAAAAAGAAAGAGGTATTACTATCAACACTTCGCACGTTGAGTACCAAACAGCTAACCGTCACTACGCTCACGTTGACTGTCCTGGTCACGCGGATTACGTAAAGAACATGGTTACTGGTGCTGCCCAAATGGACGGTGCTATTTTGGTTGTGGCTGCTACCGATGGTCCTATGCCGCAAACTCGTGAGCACATCCTTCTAGGTCGTCAGGTTGGTATTCCTCGTATCGTTGTTTTCTTGAACAAAGTTGATATGGTGGATGATGAGGAGCTTTTGGAGCTTGTTGAGATGGAAGTAAGAGAATTGCTTTCTTTCTATGAGTACGATGGAGATAATGGGCCTGTTGTTGCTGGTTCGGCACTTGGTGCTTTGAACGGTGAGCAAAAATGGGTTGATACCGTAATGGAGTTGATGGAAGCTGTTGATAGCTGGATCGAAGAGCCAGAGCGTGAGGTTGACAAAGACTTCTTGATGCCTATCGAAGATGTATTTACAATTACAGGTCGTGGTACTGTTGCTACTGGTCGTATCGAAACTGGTGTGGCCAACACAGGGGACCCTGTAGATATTATCGGTATGGGTGCTGAGAAATTGTCTTCTACCATTACTGGTGTTGAGATGTTCCGTAAGATTTTGGATAGAGGTGAGGCCGGTGATAACGTAGGTCTTCTTTTGAGAGGTATCGAAAAATCAGATATCAAAAGAGGTATGGTAATCTGTAAGCCAGGTTCTGTTAAGCCACACGCCAAATTCAAAGCTGAGGTTTATATCCTTAAAAAAGAAGAAGGTGGTCGTCACACGCCATTCCACAACAACTACCGTCCACAGTTCTACGTTCGTACAACTGACGTGACCGGTAACATCAACCTTCCTGATGGAGTTGAAATGGTAATGCCAGGTGATAACTTGACGATTACTGTTGATTTGATTCAGCCGATCGCATTGAGCGTTGGTCTACGTTTTGCAATCCGTGAAGGAGGTAGAACAGTAGGTGCTGGTCAGGTTACTGAGATTTTAGATTAA
- the hpf gene encoding ribosome hibernation-promoting factor, HPF/YfiA family: protein MKVNAQSVNFSADGKLIDFIQKRMDKLELFYDKVIESDVYLKVENTSAKENKIVEIMVFVPGDKFMVKKQCKSFEEAVDSACSSLERQLVKKKEKQRAKA, encoded by the coding sequence ATGAAAGTAAATGCACAATCGGTAAATTTTTCGGCTGATGGTAAATTGATAGACTTTATCCAAAAGCGAATGGACAAATTGGAATTATTTTATGACAAGGTCATAGAATCGGATGTATATTTGAAAGTGGAAAACACCAGTGCAAAAGAGAATAAGATAGTGGAAATCATGGTGTTCGTGCCCGGGGATAAATTTATGGTAAAAAAACAATGTAAGTCTTTTGAGGAAGCAGTTGATTCGGCCTGTAGTTCCTTGGAAAGACAGTTGGTGAAAAAGAAAGAAAAGCAGAGGGCGAAAGCTTGA
- a CDS encoding tyrosine-type recombinase/integrase has product MSLSAFISYLELEKNYSKNTILAYQKDIESFAGFCKEHHDAVNLENVSYPLIRSWIVDLSDQGVSNRTINRKISSLQAYYKFLLKIGEITVSPLVKHRALKTEKKIEVPFSEKEMESVLSEIPFEDDFEGERDKLIIELLYATGMRRTELVNLKIQDLDLAGHQLKVLGKRNKERIIPLLHSTVRQIYTYLDKRSELQSRSDSSYLLLTKDGLKIYETLVYRTINKYFSLVSPKVKKSPHILRHTFATHLLNRGADLNSVKELLGHSSLASTQVYTHNSIAELKKVHRKAHPRNKK; this is encoded by the coding sequence ATGTCCTTGTCAGCTTTTATTTCTTATTTGGAGTTGGAGAAGAATTACTCCAAAAATACCATTTTGGCGTATCAAAAGGATATTGAGTCCTTTGCTGGTTTTTGTAAAGAGCATCATGATGCGGTGAATTTGGAGAATGTATCCTATCCGTTGATCAGGAGCTGGATCGTTGATCTCTCCGATCAAGGTGTGTCCAACAGGACCATTAACCGGAAAATATCTTCTTTGCAGGCTTACTATAAGTTTTTGTTGAAAATAGGGGAGATAACCGTCTCGCCTTTGGTGAAACATAGGGCACTCAAAACCGAAAAGAAGATAGAGGTCCCATTTTCTGAAAAGGAAATGGAATCTGTTTTGTCCGAAATTCCTTTTGAGGATGATTTTGAAGGAGAAAGGGATAAGTTGATCATTGAGCTATTGTATGCCACGGGTATGCGAAGAACGGAGTTGGTGAACTTAAAAATACAGGATTTGGATTTGGCCGGACACCAATTAAAAGTATTGGGCAAAAGAAACAAAGAGCGTATTATACCTTTGCTTCACTCCACGGTACGACAGATCTATACATATTTGGACAAACGTTCTGAGCTGCAATCCAGATCGGATTCATCCTATCTGCTATTAACAAAAGATGGTCTTAAAATTTACGAAACACTTGTTTATCGAACCATAAATAAGTATTTTAGTTTGGTGTCCCCCAAGGTAAAAAAGAGTCCTCATATACTTAGGCACACTTTTGCAACACACTTGCTCAATAGGGGGGCTGATCTAAATTCCGTGAAGGAATTGTTGGGGCATTCAAGTTTGGCATCTACGCAAGTTTATACACATAATAGTATAGCCGAACTTAAAAAAGTACATCGGAAGGCCCACCCAAGGAACAAGAAATAG
- the rpsU gene encoding 30S ribosomal protein S21: MLIIPVKEGENIDRALKRFKRKFDRTGTMRQLRTRQQFTKPSVKRRAQIQKAQYIQGLRDQEEV; this comes from the coding sequence ATGTTAATTATACCAGTAAAAGAAGGAGAAAACATCGATAGAGCTTTAAAACGTTTCAAACGTAAGTTCGACAGAACAGGTACCATGCGTCAGTTAAGAACAAGACAGCAGTTTACTAAACCTTCTGTAAAACGTAGAGCGCAGATACAAAAAGCACAATACATTCAGGGTCTTAGAGATCAAGAAGAAGTATAG
- a CDS encoding acyl-CoA dehydrogenase family protein, translating to MIDMYFTEEHNLFRESLKDFLQKEVVPHIEKWEESGRIDGDIWNKFGEMGYFGLMTPEDYSGLNLDLFYTVIFLEELQKINSGGFAAAMWAHQYLAMTYLNKLATHEQKKAYLEPSVLGNKIGCLGVSEPFGGSDVAAMRTTAEKKGDVYIVNGSKTFITNGVYGDYIILAAKTDIHAAHKGISMFVVDRNAKGVSANKLNKLGWRASDTAELAFDNVEVPAFNLLGNLNEGFSYIMEAFALERLVMGVNAHARAEYALDYALQYMSEREAFGKSINQFQALRHRLVDLYSDMLLCKQFNYATIAQMEKGTYVVKEATISKLKSTKMADEVIYHCLQFLGGYGYIEDYPMARLSRDSRLGPIGGGTSEILREILAKIIVDKKEYKKPKV from the coding sequence ATGATTGATATGTACTTCACGGAAGAACATAATTTATTCCGGGAGAGTCTAAAGGATTTTTTGCAAAAAGAGGTTGTTCCCCATATAGAAAAATGGGAGGAATCGGGGAGAATAGATGGGGATATCTGGAACAAGTTCGGGGAAATGGGATATTTTGGTTTGATGACCCCAGAAGATTACTCCGGTCTCAACTTGGACCTTTTCTATACGGTTATCTTTCTTGAAGAGCTGCAAAAGATAAATTCAGGTGGTTTTGCCGCTGCTATGTGGGCGCACCAATATTTGGCAATGACATACTTGAACAAGTTGGCCACGCATGAGCAGAAAAAAGCGTATTTAGAGCCCAGTGTACTTGGGAATAAAATTGGCTGTTTGGGAGTATCCGAGCCTTTTGGGGGCAGTGATGTTGCCGCTATGCGCACCACTGCCGAGAAAAAAGGTGATGTGTACATAGTGAACGGTTCCAAAACTTTTATAACCAACGGTGTTTATGGCGACTACATTATTCTTGCTGCAAAGACCGATATACATGCGGCCCACAAGGGCATAAGCATGTTTGTTGTGGACAGGAATGCCAAAGGGGTGTCCGCAAATAAGTTGAATAAATTAGGATGGAGGGCTTCGGATACTGCAGAACTGGCCTTTGATAATGTTGAGGTGCCGGCTTTCAATTTGCTCGGAAATTTAAATGAAGGTTTCTCGTATATCATGGAGGCCTTTGCATTGGAACGTTTGGTAATGGGGGTGAATGCCCATGCAAGGGCGGAGTATGCTCTCGATTATGCGTTGCAGTATATGTCCGAGCGTGAGGCTTTTGGTAAAAGCATAAATCAATTTCAGGCGTTAAGACATAGGTTGGTTGATCTATATTCCGATATGTTGCTGTGCAAGCAATTCAATTATGCGACGATCGCGCAAATGGAAAAAGGAACCTATGTGGTAAAAGAAGCTACAATTTCCAAACTTAAATCTACCAAAATGGCCGATGAGGTTATTTATCATTGTCTTCAGTTCTTAGGTGGGTACGGTTATATTGAAGACTATCCAATGGCAAGGTTGAGCCGGGACAGTAGGCTTGGGCCAATTGGCGGGGGTACCTCCGAAATCTTACGCGAAATTTTGGCCAAAATTATCGTGGATAAAAAAGAGTACAAGAAACCAAAGGTGTAG
- a CDS encoding ComEA family DNA-binding protein, with protein sequence MRKQSHFRFNKQERSGIFFFLLVVLVLQLVSFWLRANPSRPKSSLALNLEEQKTMDSLIVEKQRRGATKMYPFNPNYISDHKGYILGLSIEELDRLSAFRKKGKFVNSSEEFQVVTQVSDSLLGILSPYFQFPDWKKHNQFQKKALSKPKNRVQVKDLNAASAMDLMSVYGIGETLSNRIIKFRDRLGGFLANEQLYDVYGLKPEVVEETLRAFQVLEVPEVKKINLNTASAKELSQLIYIRSGLAAQIVAYREKNGLFKTFEELTYVDGFPTEKLDRIALYLSL encoded by the coding sequence ATGAGAAAGCAATCCCACTTCAGGTTCAATAAGCAAGAACGGAGTGGGATTTTCTTTTTTTTGTTGGTGGTTCTTGTACTGCAATTGGTTTCTTTCTGGTTAAGAGCAAATCCCTCTCGTCCAAAAAGTAGTTTGGCCCTCAATCTTGAGGAACAAAAAACCATGGATAGTCTTATTGTGGAAAAACAGCGTAGAGGCGCCACTAAAATGTATCCTTTTAACCCCAATTACATTTCGGACCATAAAGGCTACATTTTGGGACTGTCAATTGAAGAATTGGATAGGTTGTCAGCTTTTAGGAAGAAAGGAAAGTTTGTGAATTCTTCAGAAGAATTTCAGGTCGTTACCCAAGTTTCGGATTCTTTATTGGGGATTTTGTCGCCATATTTTCAATTCCCCGATTGGAAGAAACATAATCAATTTCAAAAGAAAGCCTTGTCCAAACCTAAAAACAGGGTTCAAGTCAAAGATTTGAATGCTGCTTCGGCAATGGACTTGATGTCGGTTTACGGAATCGGAGAAACATTGTCCAATCGAATTATAAAGTTCAGGGATAGGCTTGGTGGTTTTTTGGCGAACGAACAATTGTACGATGTTTATGGATTAAAACCAGAAGTTGTAGAAGAAACATTGCGGGCTTTTCAAGTGCTAGAGGTTCCTGAGGTCAAAAAAATCAATCTAAATACTGCTTCGGCAAAAGAATTGTCCCAACTTATATATATAAGGAGTGGACTGGCAGCACAAATTGTTGCGTATAGGGAGAAAAACGGCTTGTTCAAAACATTTGAAGAATTGACTTATGTTGATGGATTTCCAACAGAAAAACTAGATAGAATAGCCTTATATTTGTCTTTATAA